A genomic segment from Leptolyngbya boryana PCC 6306 encodes:
- a CDS encoding phytoene desaturase family protein, whose protein sequence is MERFDYIILGAGLGGLSTAACLTRQGHRVLILEQHDIPGGCCHTFDYGNYRFCADVHYISQCGEGQTIDQFLHYIDREVEFNSLDPECIDRVITNEADFRIPLGWENLRNRLLQTFPEEANAIRRYCDEIKLIHQQVHDLTQEVKWFNQQWTDWLKLPKYWHLFARRNWTLQMLYDQVGLSPKLQAILAGQSGDYALPPNEIALLTHTALVWDYSEGAYYPKHHFKFFVDTITDAIRQRGGVILYSTPVEHIQVTNHQVTGIIANGKTYSASKAYISDLDPKLTVGLMHDAEALSLKERDRLTKYDYSASAFNIYLGLDERFDPAQYGIGNWNIWYYPTGNLNEEYQNQLAGDLSHPWIFLSCPTLKSSEPGMAPLGHHVLEVATVCPYEAFAELHKTDMQAYKAKKREVYQHLMQSVRDLIPDVDRYCRMKVYGTPTTSEFYLGQPEGNIYGAKLVPRQVGLNRLGYKTELPNLFLVGASAGYPSVPGVIGNGMDVTELLTSRPVWHQAERRSQLVQEPAASFY, encoded by the coding sequence ATGGAACGTTTTGATTACATTATTCTGGGCGCAGGACTAGGTGGACTCTCCACAGCCGCTTGTCTGACTCGTCAAGGTCATCGAGTCCTCATCCTAGAACAGCATGATATTCCAGGTGGTTGTTGCCATACCTTTGACTATGGAAACTACCGCTTCTGTGCTGATGTACACTATATTTCGCAATGTGGAGAAGGACAGACAATCGATCAATTTCTCCACTATATCGATCGAGAAGTTGAGTTCAACAGTCTTGACCCCGAGTGTATCGATCGAGTGATCACAAATGAAGCTGATTTCAGAATTCCGTTAGGCTGGGAAAATTTGAGAAATCGTCTTCTGCAAACCTTTCCAGAAGAAGCAAATGCAATTCGTCGCTACTGTGATGAAATCAAACTCATTCACCAGCAAGTGCATGACCTGACTCAAGAAGTGAAATGGTTTAATCAGCAGTGGACAGACTGGCTAAAACTTCCCAAATACTGGCACCTCTTCGCCCGCCGCAATTGGACATTGCAAATGCTCTACGATCAGGTCGGGCTATCTCCAAAACTGCAAGCCATTCTCGCAGGTCAGAGCGGCGATTACGCGCTCCCACCCAATGAAATTGCACTACTCACCCATACAGCACTCGTCTGGGACTACTCAGAAGGAGCTTACTATCCGAAACATCACTTCAAATTCTTTGTCGATACGATTACAGATGCGATTCGTCAAAGAGGTGGCGTGATTCTCTACTCGACTCCAGTGGAGCATATTCAGGTCACAAATCATCAGGTTACTGGAATCATTGCGAATGGTAAAACTTATTCTGCCAGCAAGGCTTATATCAGTGATCTTGATCCAAAACTGACTGTCGGATTAATGCATGATGCTGAAGCCTTAAGTTTGAAAGAACGCGATCGCTTAACAAAGTATGACTATTCTGCCAGCGCATTTAATATTTATCTCGGACTCGATGAACGCTTTGATCCGGCTCAATATGGCATTGGCAACTGGAACATTTGGTACTATCCAACCGGAAATCTGAATGAAGAATATCAGAACCAACTCGCAGGCGATCTAAGCCATCCGTGGATCTTTTTATCCTGTCCAACGCTCAAATCTTCAGAACCCGGTATGGCTCCTCTTGGGCATCATGTGTTAGAAGTCGCAACAGTTTGTCCCTATGAAGCGTTTGCTGAACTGCACAAGACAGATATGCAGGCTTACAAGGCGAAAAAACGTGAGGTCTATCAACATCTCATGCAAAGTGTCCGAGATTTGATTCCAGATGTCGATCGCTACTGCCGAATGAAAGTCTACGGAACACCGACGACGAGTGAGTTTTACCTCGGACAACCCGAAGGCAATATCTATGGAGCAAAGTTAGTGCCTCGTCAAGTCGGATTAAATCGATTGGGCTACAAAACTGAGTTGCCGAATTTATTCCTGGTCGGGGCAAGTGCTGGCTATCCAAGCGTTCCCGGTGTGATTGGGAATGGCATGGATGTAACAGAACTTCTAACAAGTAGACCAGTCTGGCATCAAGCAGAGCGGCGATCACAACTCGTCCAAGAACCCGCAGCTAGTTTTTACTAA
- a CDS encoding chlorophyll a/b-binding protein, with translation MQSNKATNLPPVATEYNGVDRNAFLFGFNPQAELWNGRLAMIGFLAYLAWDLAGFSVLRDVLHLIK, from the coding sequence ATGCAATCGAACAAAGCGACTAACTTACCTCCTGTTGCCACAGAATACAATGGTGTCGATCGCAATGCTTTTCTTTTCGGCTTCAATCCTCAAGCAGAACTCTGGAACGGTCGATTAGCAATGATCGGATTCCTTGCTTACTTAGCGTGGGACTTAGCAGGCTTTAGTGTGCTGCGCGATGTTCTACACCTGATTAAGTAG
- a CDS encoding cysteine dioxygenase family protein, with protein sequence MKTLDWIVTDDGQCQTRPATREWDLIEEHYYLHRFLTEVIDLLAQVKHEADEWDHLPQLRRLVRKLIINSYYVRTQFLEPCSKTGSSVLTLYDEIGYPLTVQNVTFAPGLVSPIHNHGTWGITAVLKGQEKQTFWRRVGDPDFPNKIEPIGEKIISPNEIVSFAPDAIHCVEAIGDEPTVSFQIYGDTQPRSRFFFDRETHTAKPF encoded by the coding sequence ATGAAAACCTTGGACTGGATTGTAACCGATGATGGACAGTGCCAGACTCGACCTGCAACACGAGAATGGGACTTAATTGAAGAACATTACTATCTTCATCGATTTCTGACCGAAGTCATTGATCTTCTCGCACAAGTTAAACATGAGGCAGATGAGTGGGATCATTTGCCCCAACTCCGTCGCTTAGTTCGTAAACTGATCATCAATTCTTACTATGTTCGTACCCAATTTCTCGAACCTTGCTCTAAAACAGGCAGTTCGGTTTTGACCTTATACGACGAAATTGGCTATCCTCTCACGGTTCAAAATGTTACTTTTGCTCCAGGTTTGGTTTCTCCAATTCATAATCATGGAACTTGGGGAATTACGGCCGTTCTGAAGGGGCAGGAAAAGCAAACCTTTTGGCGGCGAGTGGGTGATCCGGATTTCCCGAACAAAATTGAGCCAATTGGCGAAAAAATTATTAGCCCGAACGAAATTGTCAGCTTTGCACCAGACGCGATTCATTGTGTTGAAGCCATTGGGGATGAGCCGACAGTTAGCTTTCAGATCTATGGCGATACTCAGCCGCGATCGCGGTTTTTCTTCGATCGCGAAACCCATACTGCAAAGCCTTTCTAA
- a CDS encoding B12-binding domain-containing radical SAM protein, whose product MKVLLLYPKFPKTFWSYDRFIEMAGLKAFIPPLGILTVAALLPLNWEVRFCDRNVRVETDEDWAWCDLVILSAMLAQKADFHALIRKAVQQGKKVAVGGPYPTSLPEDALASGADYLVLDEGEVTVPQFVSAIAAGEERGIFRGLEKPDVSTSPVPRFDLLDLDAYLMMSIQFSRGCPFNCEFCDIITLYGRKPRTKEPHQAIIELQVLYSLGWRGSVFIVDDNFIGNQRNVKRFLRELIPWMEAHHYPFTFVTEASVNLADDPELLELMVQAGFYGVFLGIETPDQDSLQTTRKHQNMRSPLVEACHTITKAGLLIYAGFILGFDGEREGAGDRIRAFVEETNIPQPMLGILQALPNTDLWERLKRENRLRQSQGDLLEVGDQNTLMNFVPTRSLDEIARDYINTLWTLYEPSNYLKRCFQHCLAISPNPRLAQNLHFPMKKGLRLIAQVIWIQGIRRTELRAQFWRQLWEMIVRRPRSLNLYFGLCAAGEHFAEYRCLARDRIMQQIGHDPLKAPQPSKPVAMV is encoded by the coding sequence ATGAAAGTACTTTTGCTCTATCCCAAATTTCCGAAAACATTTTGGTCGTACGATCGCTTCATTGAAATGGCAGGGCTAAAAGCTTTTATTCCGCCGCTCGGAATTCTAACCGTTGCAGCACTACTTCCATTAAATTGGGAAGTGCGATTTTGCGATCGCAATGTCAGAGTCGAAACAGATGAAGATTGGGCATGGTGTGATCTGGTCATCTTATCAGCGATGCTAGCGCAGAAAGCAGATTTCCATGCGTTGATTCGGAAAGCTGTTCAGCAAGGTAAAAAAGTTGCAGTCGGCGGCCCTTATCCCACTTCTCTGCCGGAAGATGCTTTAGCATCAGGCGCAGATTATTTAGTTTTAGATGAAGGTGAAGTTACGGTTCCACAATTTGTCAGTGCAATTGCAGCCGGGGAAGAACGAGGCATCTTTCGCGGGTTAGAGAAACCTGATGTATCCACAAGCCCAGTTCCACGATTTGACTTGCTGGATCTCGATGCTTATCTAATGATGTCGATTCAATTTTCGCGGGGATGCCCCTTCAATTGTGAATTTTGCGACATCATTACGCTCTATGGGCGCAAGCCGCGAACGAAAGAACCCCATCAAGCGATCATAGAGCTTCAAGTTTTATATTCTTTAGGATGGCGCGGTTCGGTGTTTATTGTCGATGATAACTTTATTGGGAATCAACGTAATGTGAAACGGTTCCTACGCGAATTGATTCCCTGGATGGAAGCCCACCACTATCCATTTACTTTTGTGACCGAAGCTTCAGTGAACCTAGCAGACGACCCAGAATTACTCGAGCTAATGGTGCAAGCAGGATTTTATGGGGTTTTTCTTGGGATTGAAACACCGGATCAAGATAGCTTGCAGACGACTCGAAAACATCAAAACATGCGTAGCCCTCTAGTCGAAGCCTGTCATACGATCACGAAAGCAGGGCTGTTGATCTATGCCGGATTTATCTTAGGCTTTGATGGAGAGAGAGAAGGGGCAGGCGATCGCATTCGTGCATTTGTGGAAGAAACAAACATTCCCCAGCCGATGCTCGGAATTCTCCAGGCACTTCCGAATACCGATCTGTGGGAACGATTAAAGCGAGAAAATCGATTACGGCAGAGTCAAGGAGACCTACTCGAAGTGGGAGATCAAAACACGTTGATGAATTTTGTTCCGACTCGCTCCCTAGATGAGATTGCGAGGGACTATATCAATACACTCTGGACACTCTACGAACCATCAAACTATCTGAAACGCTGTTTTCAGCATTGTTTAGCCATTTCTCCAAATCCGCGCTTAGCTCAAAACTTACATTTTCCGATGAAAAAGGGGTTGCGATTGATAGCACAGGTCATTTGGATTCAAGGCATTCGTCGAACAGAGCTTCGTGCTCAATTTTGGCGGCAGCTTTGGGAAATGATCGTCCGTAGACCTCGGTCGCTGAATCTCTATTTTGGACTTTGTGCTGCCGGAGAGCATTTTGCTGAGTACCGTTGCTTAGCAAGAGATCGGATCATGCAGCAAATCGGACATGATCCATTAAAAGCCCCACAACCGAGCAAGCCAGTTGCAATGGTCTAG
- a CDS encoding RNA recognition motif domain-containing protein, whose translation MSIYVGNLSYEVMQDNLSEIFAEYGTVKRVQLPTDRETGRVRGFAFVEMATDTEEEAAIEALNGAEWMGRDLTVNKAKPREERSSSSGSWGDRRGGSSRR comes from the coding sequence ATGTCAATCTACGTTGGCAATCTTTCTTACGAAGTGATGCAGGACAACCTCAGCGAAATTTTTGCTGAATATGGAACCGTTAAGCGAGTTCAGTTACCAACCGACCGGGAGACTGGACGAGTTCGGGGCTTCGCGTTTGTCGAAATGGCAACCGACACTGAGGAAGAAGCCGCGATCGAAGCTCTCAACGGAGCCGAGTGGATGGGGCGCGATTTGACCGTCAACAAGGCAAAACCTCGTGAAGAGAGAAGTTCTTCTAGTGGAAGTTGGGGCGATCGCAGAGGCGGCTCTTCTCGCCGCTAG
- a CDS encoding universal stress protein, with amino-acid sequence MFRRILVVLEDAPSQHCVFNTALRFARANQAQLCLVDLRTNPAAIAHSLAEMAIGLGIQVDISELSEKTEQALIRTARNWYADLIVIGHALHPTLSPILPCTVLIVQQEQEHTISMTMQLRPQVPDGAVRNRLERLLDLTPSS; translated from the coding sequence ATGTTCCGAAGAATTTTAGTCGTTCTTGAAGATGCTCCATCTCAGCATTGTGTGTTTAACACTGCGCTCCGATTTGCTAGAGCAAATCAAGCTCAATTATGTTTAGTTGATCTGAGAACAAATCCAGCAGCGATCGCACATTCGCTGGCAGAAATGGCGATAGGCTTGGGAATTCAGGTTGACATTTCAGAATTGAGCGAAAAGACGGAGCAAGCTCTGATTAGAACGGCGAGAAATTGGTACGCTGATTTGATCGTCATTGGTCACGCACTACATCCGACATTGTCTCCAATCTTGCCCTGTACCGTGCTGATTGTGCAGCAAGAACAAGAGCATACCATTTCTATGACAATGCAATTAAGACCACAAGTCCCAGATGGTGCAGTGCGTAATCGCTTAGAAAGGTTGCTTGACCTTACACCCAGTTCTTAA
- a CDS encoding pentapeptide repeat-containing protein, with translation MAVNFRSLNFTGINLSGANLTKANLTKTNLSYANLKGAILVGAMLSEANFTGANLTEANLSNTNLGEAILGQTYLKGAILPDGTTPSTLSNRLKVPQI, from the coding sequence ATTGCCGTAAATTTCAGAAGTTTAAATTTCACAGGCATCAATCTAAGCGGTGCAAACTTAACCAAGGCAAATCTGACTAAAACGAACTTAAGTTACGCCAATCTCAAAGGCGCAATTTTAGTTGGAGCAATGTTAAGCGAAGCAAACTTCACAGGTGCAAATCTGACTGAGGCAAATTTAAGCAATACGAATTTGGGTGAAGCAATTTTGGGTCAGACCTATCTTAAGGGTGCAATCTTGCCAGACGGAACCACTCCCAGCACCCTCTCGAACCGTCTTAAAGTGCCGCAGATCTAA
- a CDS encoding fasciclin domain-containing protein, translated as MYNYQNKFLRSLSALAVLVGLSAATILPAQAQTNPQTGTTENQRLAPLLQQAAGAGSFTTLARAVEAAGLTNELQSRGGNYTILAPTDAAFAALPQGTLDRLLQPENRNLLRQVLAYHIIPQELTANDFSTGTTRVLGGGIAVRVTPERIIVNDGSVVQADIQAENGVVHAINRVLMPRELRDQLASLQ; from the coding sequence ATGTATAACTACCAAAATAAATTTCTACGATCGCTCTCTGCATTAGCTGTGCTTGTAGGACTGAGTGCAGCAACCATTCTTCCTGCTCAAGCACAAACAAATCCGCAGACTGGAACAACTGAGAATCAACGTCTTGCGCCTCTACTTCAGCAGGCGGCTGGAGCGGGTTCATTTACGACACTTGCAAGAGCCGTTGAAGCAGCAGGACTGACGAACGAGCTACAATCTCGCGGAGGAAATTACACGATTTTAGCTCCGACTGATGCCGCATTTGCTGCGCTGCCCCAAGGAACGCTCGATCGCTTGCTGCAACCTGAGAATCGCAACTTGCTCCGACAGGTGCTTGCTTATCACATTATCCCGCAAGAGCTTACTGCAAATGACTTTAGTACGGGAACGACAAGAGTGCTAGGCGGCGGAATTGCGGTTCGTGTCACTCCAGAGCGAATTATCGTGAATGATGGTAGCGTTGTCCAAGCGGATATTCAGGCAGAAAATGGTGTGGTTCATGCAATTAACCGCGTTTTAATGCCGAGAGAGCTACGTGATCAATTAGCTTCACTGCAATAG
- a CDS encoding orange carotenoid protein N-terminal domain-containing protein, with the protein MTSINTSSLDQAALAFQKLPVEEQLATLGMLLQEISGSIPVHVSSMGGEIVPLIQQIHEQRQDEQLQTLSDFLANETAKGDEVALDPHPSKAMLELIPGSTQPTLTRYKSLDSNARLAFWYQLGQYLGDGIPAIPSGFSLSSEANDLLTSLRSLSLEQQAAFLSQVV; encoded by the coding sequence ATGACTTCTATCAACACTAGTAGTCTGGATCAAGCTGCTTTAGCATTTCAAAAATTGCCCGTTGAGGAGCAACTTGCAACATTGGGAATGCTATTACAAGAGATTTCTGGATCGATTCCCGTTCATGTTTCAAGCATGGGCGGAGAGATTGTCCCATTGATTCAACAAATTCACGAGCAACGTCAAGACGAGCAGTTACAAACACTAAGTGATTTCTTAGCAAATGAGACTGCAAAAGGGGATGAAGTTGCACTTGATCCTCATCCTAGTAAAGCAATGCTAGAACTGATTCCGGGTTCGACTCAACCTACTCTTACGCGCTATAAGTCCCTAGATAGTAATGCTCGCTTGGCGTTCTGGTATCAACTGGGACAATACTTGGGCGATGGCATTCCAGCAATTCCGTCTGGTTTTTCATTGTCGTCAGAAGCAAATGACTTGTTGACTTCTCTACGATCGCTGAGTTTAGAGCAGCAGGCGGCTTTTCTGAGTCAAGTTGTATAA